One Mya arenaria isolate MELC-2E11 chromosome 7, ASM2691426v1 genomic window carries:
- the LOC128241324 gene encoding neuronal PAS domain-containing protein 4-like, with protein sequence MYLPTFLRPRAAPPSTVCPSADDVLEAAICPPADDVLEAAICPPADDMLEAAICPPTDDMLEATICPPADDVLETAICPPTDDVLEATICPPADDVLETAICPPADDVLETAICPPADDILGAEAAE encoded by the coding sequence ATGTACTTACCAACTTTTCTCCGACCTCGAGCTGCCCCACCCTCGACCGTCTGCCCATCAGCTGATGACGTGCTGGAGGCAGCTATCTGCCCACCAGCTGATGACGTGCTGGAGGCAGCTATATGCCCACCAGCTGACGACATGCTGGAGGCAGCTATCTGCCCACCAACTGATGACATGCTGGAGGCAACTATCTGCCCACCAGCTGATGACGTGCTGGAGACAGCTATCTGCCCACCAACTGATGACGTGCTGGAGGCAACTATCTGCCCACCAGCTGATGACGTTCTGGAGACAGCTATCTGCCCACCAGCCGATGACGTGCTGGAGACAGCTATCTGCCCACCAGCTGATGACATTCTGGGGGCAGAGGCAGCAGAGTAG